The proteins below are encoded in one region of Myxococcales bacterium:
- a CDS encoding DUF4215 domain-containing protein, translating into MQFRFFFLVGCPLLLACGGSSSSFSQKCGNSVLEPTESCDDGNTLDGDGCSALCLYEDYCGNGEVEGEEACDDHNTLSGDGCIANCSRTESCGNGLRDLAAGEVCDGQDYCAQDCLSRDVCSEGAADASCTDDNNTPWDGCGKDCLKEHSFIINTLQIASAEIGCDYSGDGVIDNAFARALGDNPLQLINTSGLKSDGSYLGSSILFVLHALGLDDPSALNDSELALALFNGIDGVDTADGNLDGNAPFLYPKGFFDEALRPEASINASIVDGALSGGPEFLSLTIPILSISIRLDFERAFLNLTTTRNDQNEVNGLEDGLLCGVLPIRSLADQKDSVLLNFLSRDDTRCDNGASRDEQPYSLADILVAGAVALTGDRIGLANVEMTEDTSFSAYVDIDGDGLERFEIDRGDGQCQAIITRCFDGDGSEVKGDGSDPNGDCALNPAIADGVPAAVTFSATTARIVGEAP; encoded by the coding sequence ATGCAGTTTCGTTTTTTCTTTCTCGTAGGATGTCCCCTGTTGCTGGCCTGCGGTGGTTCGAGCAGCTCGTTTAGCCAAAAATGTGGCAATTCTGTACTTGAACCCACCGAATCCTGCGATGACGGTAACACGCTTGATGGTGATGGTTGCAGCGCACTTTGCCTTTATGAAGACTATTGCGGCAATGGCGAAGTAGAGGGGGAGGAAGCCTGTGATGATCACAACACTCTTTCCGGAGATGGTTGTATAGCAAACTGTTCTCGAACGGAGAGTTGCGGCAACGGTCTGCGCGATCTTGCTGCGGGTGAAGTGTGCGACGGGCAGGATTACTGCGCGCAAGATTGTTTGTCGCGCGATGTATGCAGCGAGGGCGCCGCCGACGCTAGTTGCACGGATGATAACAACACGCCTTGGGATGGCTGCGGCAAAGATTGTCTAAAAGAACACAGCTTCATTATTAATACATTGCAAATTGCGAGCGCTGAAATTGGCTGTGATTACTCGGGCGATGGTGTGATCGATAACGCATTTGCGCGAGCACTTGGCGATAACCCCCTCCAGTTAATTAACACCAGCGGTTTAAAGTCGGATGGAAGCTATTTGGGAAGTTCAATTTTATTTGTGCTCCATGCCTTAGGCCTCGATGATCCAAGCGCGCTGAATGACAGCGAACTCGCGCTAGCTTTGTTCAATGGCATCGATGGGGTTGATACTGCAGACGGTAATCTTGATGGCAATGCACCTTTTCTTTATCCCAAGGGTTTCTTTGACGAAGCTCTCAGACCAGAGGCGTCTATTAACGCAAGTATTGTGGATGGAGCGTTATCCGGCGGTCCTGAGTTTTTGTCGCTCACCATTCCGATTCTTTCGATTAGCATTCGCTTGGATTTTGAGCGTGCATTTTTGAACTTAACCACAACACGCAATGATCAGAACGAAGTCAATGGCCTCGAAGACGGTTTGCTTTGTGGTGTACTGCCCATTCGCAGCCTAGCTGATCAAAAAGATTCGGTGTTGCTCAATTTTCTTAGCCGCGATGATACGCGTTGCGACAATGGCGCAAGCCGCGATGAGCAACCCTACTCCTTGGCCGATATTCTCGTGGCAGGAGCTGTAGCGCTAACTGGTGACCGCATTGGCCTTGCTAACGTTGAGATGACTGAAGATACAAGTTTTAGTGCCTACGTTGATATTGATGGTGATGGACTTGAGCGCTTTGAGATTGATAGAGGTGATGGGCAATGCCAGGCGATTATCACGCGTTGCTTTGATGGTGATGGAAGCGAAGTCAAAGGCGATGGCAGCGATCCCAATGGCGATTGTGCCCTGAATCCCGCCATCGCCGATGGTGTGCCTGCCGCGGTGACTTTCTCGGCGACCACGGCCCGAATTGTCGGCGAAGCCCCATAA
- a CDS encoding DegT/DnrJ/EryC1/StrS family aminotransferase — MNAKTTIPLCKPLLEEEECSAALTVLKSGMLVQGEQVARFEAKSAELLEQAHIVACSNGTSALYLALKALGIKKGDEVLCPALTWPSPANAIALCGATVVLVDVDRKSWNMDPAKVPAALSAHTKAAIVVDQFGMPADYDALEDALGDIPLVEDAACSLGSSYRNKACGSLGSIATVSFHPRKIVTTAEGGLCATNRGELATRMRTLRNHGQSRPGEFEIFAHNFRLTEMAAAIGSAQLDRLGFIVDKRRSLALRYKEKLPKLTWQHEDSAAKSNYQTMGFIVDESDHPSPEAIISALTQSGIQAGKLSYDLSALSSLEGHRRIPTAIKEASRIAAQGLALPLYPQMTTPEQDRVINALNDIIGLS, encoded by the coding sequence ATGAACGCAAAGACCACTATTCCTTTATGTAAACCGCTTCTCGAAGAAGAAGAATGCTCTGCTGCGCTTACGGTTCTTAAAAGCGGCATGCTCGTGCAAGGCGAGCAAGTGGCGCGCTTTGAAGCTAAGAGTGCTGAACTGCTAGAGCAGGCTCATATCGTCGCTTGCTCCAACGGCACCAGTGCTCTGTACCTCGCGCTAAAAGCGCTGGGCATAAAAAAGGGCGATGAAGTGTTGTGTCCTGCGCTCACCTGGCCAAGCCCTGCCAACGCGATCGCGCTTTGCGGAGCAACCGTTGTTCTGGTCGATGTCGACCGAAAAAGCTGGAACATGGATCCGGCAAAAGTTCCAGCAGCGCTCTCAGCGCATACCAAGGCTGCCATTGTCGTGGATCAATTCGGTATGCCAGCGGACTACGATGCTTTGGAAGATGCGCTCGGGGATATCCCACTCGTAGAGGATGCAGCGTGCAGCTTGGGCAGCTCCTACCGAAACAAAGCTTGTGGCAGCTTAGGCAGCATTGCAACGGTCAGCTTTCATCCACGTAAGATTGTAACCACCGCAGAAGGCGGGCTTTGTGCAACCAACCGCGGCGAGCTCGCCACACGAATGCGCACCCTGCGTAATCACGGGCAAAGCCGTCCTGGCGAATTTGAAATTTTTGCTCACAATTTTAGACTGACTGAAATGGCAGCGGCTATTGGATCGGCACAGTTGGACCGCCTCGGCTTCATCGTTGATAAGCGCCGAAGTCTTGCTCTGCGTTATAAAGAAAAATTGCCCAAGCTTACCTGGCAGCATGAAGATTCAGCAGCCAAAAGCAACTACCAAACCATGGGCTTTATCGTCGATGAATCAGATCATCCAAGCCCAGAAGCGATCATCAGCGCGCTGACTCAAAGCGGTATTCAAGCGGGAAAACTGAGCTACGATCTATCAGCCCTCTCTTCGCTCGAAGGTCATCGACGCATCCCGACAGCGATTAAAGAAGCAAGCCGCATCGCAGCGCAGGGCCTGGCCCTGCCTCTGTATCCGCAAATGACGACACCGGAGCAAGATCGCGTTATAAATGCACTCAATGATATTATAGGATTGAGCTGA
- a CDS encoding ABC transporter ATP-binding protein has translation MSEEQNEHVLDVKNLYKTFHIGFFRKRVEAVRGMSFEVKQGEVLGLLGPNGAGKTTTIKSTLQLIAPSSGEIRLFGQDASNVALRKRIGYLPENPYVYQYLRPMEFLDLCGRLSGMSGKKRTQRAEELIEKVGLTHAMDRFIGKFSKGMLQRIGIAQALLHDPEFLILDEPMSGLDPIGRADVRGIIQEQHQAGKTILFTSHILSDVEALCERVVIMNQGKLAIEGKLKNLLDSEQRHSLEAIFVRETRKDDKIVVKNA, from the coding sequence ATGAGTGAAGAGCAGAACGAACACGTCCTGGACGTAAAAAATCTTTACAAAACATTTCACATTGGTTTTTTTCGCAAACGTGTTGAAGCCGTGCGCGGCATGAGTTTTGAAGTCAAACAAGGTGAAGTGCTTGGCTTGCTTGGACCCAATGGCGCAGGCAAAACCACCACCATCAAAAGCACCTTGCAGCTTATTGCTCCGAGCAGCGGTGAGATTCGCTTGTTTGGACAGGATGCCAGCAACGTCGCCCTGCGAAAACGTATCGGCTACTTGCCAGAAAACCCCTACGTCTATCAATATTTGCGGCCCATGGAGTTTTTGGATTTGTGCGGACGACTCTCTGGAATGAGCGGAAAAAAACGCACACAGCGCGCCGAAGAGCTCATTGAAAAAGTAGGCTTAACGCATGCCATGGATCGTTTTATTGGCAAGTTTTCTAAAGGCATGCTGCAGCGCATCGGTATCGCGCAAGCCCTTTTGCACGATCCTGAGTTTTTGATTTTGGATGAGCCGATGAGTGGTCTTGATCCCATTGGCCGCGCCGATGTGCGTGGCATAATTCAAGAACAGCACCAAGCCGGCAAAACCATTTTGTTCACCAGTCACATTCTTAGCGACGTCGAAGCGCTTTGCGAACGCGTCGTCATCATGAACCAAGGCAAGCTTGCCATTGAAGGCAAACTCAAGAATCTACTTGATTCCGAGCAACGCCACTCCCTTGAAGCCATCTTCGTCCGCGAGACCCGCAAAGATGACAAAATTGTCGTTAAAAATGCATAA
- a CDS encoding protein kinase, translating into MQRASTLGQRLGPYELMHKISVGGMAETFLARRRGPGGFEQQVCIKRVLPAFAEDKEFARLFLDEAKLAAQLRHTNIVQVYDFGVEDDTYYMALELIEGMDMRHLLRVLGEQDRTMAPKLVAIIATEIASALEYAHHLEINGKAAGIVHRDISPSNVLLSYTGSIKLADFGIAKATTHAHVTRSGVVKGKVPYMAPEHATGAEIDARSDLFSLGVLLYEALAGFRPYDGPNDVATLTNLINGKYKPLAEAAPEAPKHFADIIEKLLNADPDKRYQSAGELLDALVLSAPPSTTRRALGTLVKEARSTQPTPVELAKTSTSSGVISRPSDALSVSDASEESQESSPNERETKGKGSWDLATRTKEASADPSGQIVHQTPSPATPAITQQEALAETVAAEAIETPAPLSTSIPSKTFLSSVTLPEFVQKRKAPFSVLAIAIVVAGITLALLWQKNTAMPVEKTEEQQATVEQTTPPAQSKTAAAQAEEEILNAAPDEELKPLETQGEEGSKMMAEADSESTPEQSIIEEEEVDKSSGRRHQARQGSVSARITPWGNVWINDKFAGKSPILRDLDPGTYRIGGGHTRPIMFKNIKIRSGRVQKVQMHITREQVLEAEEKRKGR; encoded by the coding sequence ATGCAGCGCGCTTCGACACTTGGCCAGCGTTTAGGGCCCTATGAACTGATGCATAAGATCAGTGTCGGCGGCATGGCCGAAACCTTTTTGGCGCGCCGAAGGGGACCCGGCGGCTTTGAGCAGCAGGTTTGCATCAAACGTGTGTTGCCTGCCTTTGCTGAGGACAAAGAGTTTGCACGATTGTTCTTAGACGAAGCCAAACTTGCAGCGCAGCTTCGCCATACCAACATCGTGCAAGTCTATGATTTTGGTGTTGAAGACGACACTTATTACATGGCGCTCGAGCTCATTGAAGGCATGGACATGCGCCACTTGCTGCGCGTGCTTGGTGAGCAAGACCGCACGATGGCGCCAAAGCTTGTCGCTATTATCGCCACTGAAATCGCGAGCGCTCTGGAGTACGCACACCATCTTGAAATCAACGGCAAAGCTGCTGGCATTGTGCACCGAGATATTTCGCCATCAAACGTTCTACTAAGTTACACAGGCAGTATTAAGCTAGCTGATTTCGGCATTGCTAAAGCAACAACGCATGCGCATGTCACGCGTAGCGGCGTAGTCAAAGGCAAGGTGCCGTACATGGCCCCTGAACACGCGACCGGAGCCGAAATCGATGCGCGAAGTGATTTGTTTTCCTTGGGCGTTTTGCTCTACGAAGCGCTTGCGGGCTTCCGCCCTTACGATGGCCCCAACGATGTAGCCACGCTCACAAACCTTATCAACGGCAAATACAAGCCTCTCGCTGAAGCCGCCCCAGAAGCACCGAAGCACTTCGCGGATATCATCGAGAAACTACTCAATGCCGATCCGGACAAGCGCTATCAAAGCGCAGGAGAGCTGCTCGATGCACTGGTGCTATCTGCCCCGCCTTCAACGACGCGACGCGCCTTAGGCACTCTCGTCAAAGAAGCACGCTCGACACAACCTACCCCTGTTGAACTCGCCAAGACATCAACCAGCAGCGGCGTCATCTCACGTCCATCTGATGCGCTATCCGTGTCCGATGCTAGCGAGGAGAGCCAGGAATCATCGCCCAACGAACGCGAAACCAAAGGCAAAGGCAGTTGGGACTTAGCTACACGAACCAAGGAGGCTTCAGCCGATCCTTCTGGGCAGATTGTGCATCAAACGCCGAGTCCTGCTACGCCCGCTATCACACAACAAGAAGCTCTCGCTGAAACGGTTGCCGCTGAGGCCATCGAAACCCCCGCACCGCTTTCGACATCGATACCTTCAAAAACTTTTCTCTCCTCTGTCACCCTTCCTGAATTTGTTCAAAAACGCAAAGCTCCTTTTTCTGTACTAGCAATTGCTATTGTGGTCGCGGGCATCACGCTTGCGTTGTTGTGGCAAAAGAATACAGCCATGCCGGTTGAGAAGACCGAAGAGCAACAAGCTACTGTCGAGCAAACTACACCTCCGGCTCAAAGCAAAACAGCCGCTGCTCAAGCCGAAGAAGAAATTCTAAATGCTGCTCCCGATGAAGAGCTCAAGCCCCTAGAGACCCAAGGCGAAGAGGGCAGTAAAATGATGGCCGAAGCCGACAGCGAGTCAACACCCGAGCAAAGCATTATCGAGGAAGAAGAAGTCGACAAATCAAGTGGACGTCGGCACCAAGCACGCCAAGGCAGCGTTTCAGCGCGCATTACTCCCTGGGGAAATGTTTGGATCAACGATAAGTTTGCCGGCAAGAGTCCTATCCTTCGCGATCTTGATCCGGGAACCTACCGCATTGGCGGTGGTCACACTCGCCCTATTATGTTCAAGAATATAAAGATACGCTCAGGACGTGTGCAGAAAGTGCAAATGCACATTACCCGCGAACAAGTCCTCGAAGCCGAAGAAAAACGTAAAGGACGTTAG
- a CDS encoding vitamin B12-dependent ribonucleotide reductase: MALYARGSEVNGAGSVMNGSKEGKSTLASADGAILSHSEIKSSAQGLKQPRRFTKAGSNPLDDVTYVKRDSVISGQDGSTVFEMRDVQVPEGWSQLATDIAVSKYFRKAGIHGDAKKGERSVGELIYRVAHSIRESGEKQGGYFASSDDADAFEAELSYILVHQIAAFNSPVWFNAGLFQRYGIEGSGGNYAWSAEQDAIVETRTAYEQPQCSACFIQSVSDDLMGIYELVKTEARLFKYGSGTGTNFSRLRGRQEKLSGGGTSSGLMSFLEVLDRAAGATKSGGTTRRAAKMVCLDMDHPEIVDFIEWKTKEEQKAKALIDAGYSSDFNGEAYHTISGQNSNNSIRVNDEFMKALQNDEDWHTRNRTDGGVNATYKARDLWPKVAESAWNCADPGLQYDTTINDWHTCSNTDRINASNPCSEYMFLDDTACNLSSINLTKLLREDGSIDVDAYRHTIRLLIVAQEILVDYASYPTKPIAQNSHDYRPLGLGYANLGTLLMRLGVSYDSDQGRAICSALTSILCGHAYKTSAEVAASKGAFAGYANNREPMLRVIQKHRDAAYRIGSENSPGICHDGSMNPPDYLVEAAREAWDQAYALGELYGYRNSQTTVLAPTGTIGLLMDCDTTGIEPDFALIKFKNLRAVATSRSSTKVCLKR, encoded by the coding sequence TTGGCTCTGTATGCGCGTGGAAGTGAAGTAAATGGTGCCGGTAGTGTCATGAACGGAAGCAAAGAGGGTAAATCCACACTTGCTTCAGCAGACGGTGCGATTTTGTCGCATTCGGAGATAAAAAGCTCGGCTCAAGGTCTAAAACAGCCACGCCGCTTTACCAAAGCAGGCAGCAACCCGCTGGACGATGTGACATACGTCAAACGCGATAGCGTGATCAGTGGGCAAGACGGTAGCACCGTGTTTGAAATGCGGGACGTTCAAGTTCCTGAAGGTTGGTCTCAGCTAGCAACCGATATTGCTGTTTCGAAGTACTTTCGCAAAGCGGGTATTCATGGTGATGCGAAAAAGGGTGAGCGAAGTGTAGGGGAGCTCATCTATCGTGTGGCGCACAGCATTCGTGAATCGGGTGAAAAACAAGGTGGCTATTTTGCGAGCAGCGACGATGCCGACGCCTTTGAAGCAGAGCTAAGCTATATTTTGGTTCATCAGATCGCCGCGTTCAACTCACCGGTATGGTTCAACGCAGGATTGTTTCAGCGCTACGGCATTGAGGGCAGTGGCGGCAACTATGCTTGGAGCGCAGAGCAAGACGCTATCGTGGAGACCCGTACCGCTTATGAGCAGCCTCAGTGCTCAGCCTGTTTTATTCAAAGTGTGTCCGACGATCTCATGGGCATCTACGAGCTGGTTAAAACCGAAGCACGTTTGTTCAAGTACGGCTCAGGCACGGGCACGAATTTTTCACGTTTGCGCGGCCGGCAAGAAAAACTCTCTGGTGGTGGTACTTCATCTGGCTTAATGAGCTTTCTCGAAGTGCTTGATCGAGCAGCAGGCGCAACCAAATCGGGCGGGACTACGCGCCGTGCAGCAAAGATGGTCTGTCTTGATATGGACCATCCAGAAATCGTTGACTTCATTGAATGGAAAACCAAAGAAGAACAAAAAGCTAAGGCACTGATTGATGCCGGCTACAGTTCAGATTTCAACGGCGAAGCTTACCATACGATCTCAGGGCAAAACTCCAACAACTCCATTCGTGTCAACGATGAGTTTATGAAAGCGTTGCAAAATGATGAAGATTGGCACACGCGTAACCGCACCGATGGCGGTGTAAACGCTACCTATAAAGCTCGAGACTTGTGGCCCAAAGTAGCAGAGAGTGCTTGGAACTGTGCCGATCCAGGTCTTCAATACGACACGACCATCAACGATTGGCATACCTGTTCCAATACCGATCGCATTAATGCTTCCAACCCATGTTCGGAATACATGTTCTTGGATGATACGGCGTGTAACTTATCATCGATCAACCTAACCAAGCTCTTAAGAGAAGATGGCAGCATCGATGTGGACGCTTACCGTCACACCATTCGACTCTTGATTGTCGCGCAGGAAATCTTGGTGGATTACGCAAGCTATCCAACCAAACCCATCGCGCAAAACAGCCATGATTATCGGCCACTTGGTTTGGGTTATGCAAATCTCGGAACCCTATTGATGCGGCTTGGTGTATCGTATGACAGCGATCAGGGTCGTGCGATTTGCAGCGCTCTAACTTCAATACTCTGCGGCCATGCTTATAAGACATCTGCTGAAGTTGCAGCATCCAAAGGAGCCTTTGCAGGTTATGCCAACAACCGTGAGCCCATGTTGCGCGTGATTCAAAAGCATCGTGACGCAGCTTACCGTATCGGCAGCGAAAACAGCCCCGGCATATGTCATGATGGTAGCATGAATCCACCAGACTATTTGGTGGAAGCGGCGCGTGAAGCGTGGGATCAAGCGTATGCACTTGGTGAGCTTTACGGATATCGTAACTCGCAAACCACGGTGCTTGCCCCCACGGGCACCATCGGGTTGCTTATGGACTGCGATACCACAGGTATCGAGCCAGACTTTGCGCTGATTAAGTTTAAAAACTTGCGGGCGGTGGCTACTTCAAGATCGTCAACCAAAGTGTGCCTGAAGCGCTAA
- a CDS encoding 1-acyl-sn-glycerol-3-phosphate acyltransferase — MNSATSTPSKAFVPHDSWITRGVSVLLWSINLAWMIPSMLLLTAIWKAVPVRRTEWLTRLQCRVQIALTGCKWRAIVHPDVDPKRSYLFLQNHTNHFDYAVMANATPHPLQGVELEKHFKYPVYGWFMKARGTIPIKQGSATANKDLGDRMKRELERGMSILLFPEGTRTLDGRLGPLRRGAFHMALQLGVPIVPVTVTGMYETMHKGSLLIRPGYTVTVHVDKPIETTALNKRDVPALMEQVRTVMSNHIDAYWQKQSEQQALETAQSGVQSG, encoded by the coding sequence ATGAACTCGGCTACAAGCACGCCAAGTAAAGCTTTTGTGCCTCACGATTCCTGGATAACACGAGGGGTCTCAGTGCTATTGTGGAGCATTAATCTGGCTTGGATGATTCCAAGCATGCTTTTGCTTACCGCAATTTGGAAAGCAGTGCCTGTTAGACGAACAGAGTGGCTTACTCGCTTGCAATGCCGTGTGCAGATAGCGCTTACGGGCTGCAAGTGGCGCGCCATCGTGCATCCGGATGTCGATCCCAAAAGATCGTATTTGTTTTTGCAAAACCATACGAATCATTTTGACTATGCAGTCATGGCCAATGCCACGCCTCATCCTTTGCAAGGCGTCGAGCTTGAAAAGCATTTCAAGTATCCGGTGTATGGCTGGTTTATGAAAGCGCGTGGCACTATACCCATCAAACAAGGAAGCGCTACCGCAAACAAAGATCTCGGCGATCGCATGAAGCGAGAGCTTGAACGCGGCATGTCAATTTTGCTTTTCCCGGAGGGGACACGCACCCTTGATGGTCGATTGGGACCGCTGCGACGAGGTGCATTTCACATGGCCCTACAACTCGGCGTCCCCATCGTACCAGTGACTGTAACGGGCATGTATGAAACGATGCATAAAGGATCATTACTGATCCGGCCTGGCTACACGGTGACGGTACACGTCGATAAACCCATCGAGACAACAGCTTTAAACAAACGCGATGTTCCTGCCCTTATGGAGCAAGTCAGAACTGTGATGAGCAACCATATTGATGCTTACTGGCAAAAGCAAAGCGAGCAACAAGCTTTAGAGACTGCACAGTCGGGTGTGCAAAGCGGATGA
- a CDS encoding 1-acyl-sn-glycerol-3-phosphate acyltransferase: MSTIITMGRILYRVLSFALMTLWQLSCLRFRLFFAPLSKARSHRNRALKAWAESTLRIFAFSLEIIGEQPPQDGPRLVLANHRSPFDIPAVLFAIQTRTMGQAAVSKWPLIGSAARAGDTIFVDRQDKESGKQAIAGARQALLEEDAVLIFPEGTTFEGDELRPFKLGGISAGQDSNALIIPVGICYEEGFGYDKESLGSYLKRVAGQRRCKLTVAIGAAITPQATVEQTAQATHEAITTLIHQARTSLEHR, encoded by the coding sequence ATGAGTACGATCATCACAATGGGACGGATTCTTTACCGCGTGCTTAGTTTTGCACTGATGACTCTGTGGCAACTTAGCTGCTTGCGTTTTCGTTTATTTTTCGCGCCGCTAAGCAAAGCTCGCAGCCATCGGAATCGAGCGCTCAAAGCTTGGGCCGAATCAACGCTGCGTATTTTTGCGTTTAGTCTTGAAATCATAGGCGAGCAACCGCCTCAAGATGGCCCGCGTTTGGTTCTAGCAAACCATCGCTCACCTTTTGATATTCCTGCTGTGCTTTTTGCGATTCAAACGCGCACCATGGGTCAAGCTGCTGTCAGTAAGTGGCCCCTCATTGGAAGTGCCGCTCGTGCTGGCGACACAATCTTTGTCGATCGCCAAGATAAAGAAAGCGGCAAGCAAGCCATCGCTGGAGCACGCCAAGCGCTGCTGGAAGAAGATGCCGTACTCATTTTCCCAGAAGGAACAACCTTCGAAGGCGATGAACTACGCCCTTTTAAACTTGGTGGTATATCTGCGGGACAAGACAGCAACGCGCTCATCATCCCGGTTGGCATTTGCTATGAAGAAGGCTTTGGCTACGATAAAGAATCCCTTGGGAGTTACCTAAAGCGCGTTGCAGGACAACGCCGCTGCAAGCTCACCGTCGCCATCGGCGCAGCCATCACACCCCAAGCCACCGTCGAGCAAACTGCCCAAGCAACGCACGAAGCGATCACCACCCTCATCCACCAAGCCCGCACCAGCCTAGAGCACCGCTAA